The window CCTTGCAGCTATCATCGACTCCAAGCCCTGCCTCATCCACAACCACAACTTTCCCGGTTAGCAGCTCAAGCAATATCACCCCAAATGAGTACACATCCCACTTTGGGTTGGGCTTTAGGCTCCGAAGCGACTCGGGGCAATGATAAGGCGATGTGCCCATGGAGCTAGGACTCGGACTTGGACCTGGACTAGGTCCTAGTCCAAAGTCCTGAAAGCCATCTCGCGAAGTCATTGATCTCTTGCTTCCAAAATTTCTTGTCGAGCTACCCATTTTGTAACTTGTGTCGCCGGACAAAAGTCTCTCGAGTCCAAAATCACCAATCCGGGGCTCCATGTCCGCATCTAGGAGAATGTTGGTAGGCTTGAGGTTCCCATGGACGTGCTTCTTCTCGTGGAGGTACGCGAGCCCACGGGCAACGCCTTTCGCTATCTTGAGCCTCGCTTCCCACGGTAGATGACAAGGCGATGAGCCCACCTTCCCTGAAATTTTTAGGACACAATTAGTaccaaatttggaaaaaaatctCACTCACATTGTCACTTATTAGACAAAATTTAGAGACAGGTgacagaaacaaaacaatagcGTGACCATAGAAGCAAACAAGTGGCTATATTATCATGTAAGTTGAATTATTGTGTGTGACCATCGCTATCGCAAGACTTGTGGGGTACGTAACGGTTGACCTGAAGCGTTAACAAATGTTCAGTTTGACCTACTTCACCGTCGAGGAGAAGTATTTTAGTGTGACCGCCACACCGTCATGGTCGGTTTTCAGAGCATGTTAGCAAAACTCGATACAATTGCACTAACATGCGCATACACAAATACCAGACGAAAAACAGAGAGGGACAGAAAGAACTCACTGTAACGAGCGTTTGCGAGGCTGCCATTTGGGACGAAATCATAGATGATGAGCTTCTCATCAACCCCCCAATAGAATCCACGAATTCGAACCAGGTTCGGGTGAACCAATTTGGCCACGAGCTTGATTTGGTTCTCGAAATCCTTGAACCGGTCCACACTCTGCTCCCCGATCCTCCGAACTGCCAACGAGCTTCCGTCTTCAAGCACTGCCTTGTACATTATGCTCGAACCGGTGGCGCCCAGAATGTACGCCGAGGCTTTGAGCAGTGTCTCCAGTTCTAGCTCCTTTTCGCCATCGACGGTGACCAAGGTCCCGCCTTTGCTCTGCTCCTGCTCTTGCTGCCGTTTGATTTCGTGACTCTTTTGGGGATTCTGCTCCGTCTGATGTTCTTCGGAGTCGGAGGCTGTCGTGTCGGAGCTGTCTTCGTCTTCGCCTCGCTTTCTCAAGCAAGACCATCTGGTGAACCCTTTCGATTCTGACGAGGAAGACGACCACTCGTTGACTACCGGCGTTGAATTCGTATTAGCTTCTTTCTTCAGCGTTGCTGTGATCTCGGCCTtggttctcttcttcttcttcaatctgTAAATGTACAGGAAAATCAGCACGAGGATTCCGATTCCGGCTATGTCGCCGGCTACAATTCCGACAATGACGGCCGGTCTGAGCCCGGTCTGGCTCTGCTGCGAATGCTCATTTGCAGACATAGGCGAAACGGCTTCTGGGTTCCTGGGAATTGCAGCAATTGCCGGAGGAGAATTCGGAGACGAAGCATTGGGTGAAGAGGaaggagaggaaggagaagaaggaatCGGACATGGGTTCTTGGTCGGTGGGCCACACAGATCAGGATTGCCGGTAAAAGACCCAGTTTCTTGGTTCAAGAACACCTGAGATTCCGGGAGTTCGCCGGTGAGATTGTTGACAGATAGGTCGGTTTTGGCGTTACCTGGAATTCTCTCGGAAAACTGCGGTGGGATTTTCCCGGAAATTCCGTTGTGGGAGACGTTTAAGTAACTCAGACTGTTGCCGCCGAAATCAGACGGCAGGGAGCCGTTGATCAGATTCGAAGACAGATCCAAAACCTGAACGGATTCGAACCCGCTGGGAAGGCCGCCGGAGAAATGATTATTCTTCAAAGAAATGATCGTTAGAGAGGGCAGTGAAGACAGATTGATGGGCAATTTTCCCGCCAAGGCATTGTCGGAGAGGTTGAGACTCTGGAGGTTGGTGAGCTGCGACACCGCGTCCGGCAACTCGCCGGAGATTAAATTGTACGACAAATCAAGAACCCGAAGCTTCGTGGCGTTGAAGAGCGACTGTGGGAGCGACCCGTTGAGGGAATTGTTGGAAAGATCGAGACTTTGAAGGTGTTCGATCATGCCAAGGTTGGCAGGGATGGAACCCAGAAGCTGAGAGTTGGGAAGATTCAAACCTACGACTCTTGGGTAGTTTTCCGACGATAGTGTCGGCGGCGCCGCGCAAACGACGCCTCTCCATGAACACGGCGTCTCGTCGTACGAGTTCCAGGTTGCAAGAACGGACTGAGGGTCTCGGAGGATAGAGAACTTGAAAGAAAGTAAGATAAGTCCGTCTCTGTCGAGAGCAGAAGATTGGAccgagagaagaagaagaagaaagcatggtAAAAAATGGAGGCTTTGGGAGCTCATGATGTTTCTGCACTGGAATCCcacatttctctctctagaaaacaCAGATAGATATagtatagagagagaaagagagaggagcgAGATTTAATAATTTATGGGAAAAGTGCGGCCATGTGAGAGGGAGGAGTTGTTAAATATTATGGGGAAAAAGTGGGCGTTGGGATGAACAGTTCACAAGATTGGTACCAATATGCTCTGTGTTTTTCGCAACAGCTGATAATCTGCTTAAGCTGTTCAGCTGTTGCAGATGGTGATTAAATGCTTTCACCGTTTGGATTCTTGCCTCATCTCCCTGAGATGCTCAACatttaagaaacaaaagaaatagaaatccaagagaaaaaaaaaaaaaaataatggaggCGCAGTGAATGGCATCTTTTGGTACGTGACACGTAGGTGGAGTTTGGGGAGTTACAAAAGCTTTTCTCCTGTTAGATTGACTTTACAAAACCATTTGCTCTTAttttatttagggtttttggggaTTCTTATATAGGATTGCTGCTGCCAGTTTAACGTGCGAGTGAAATAGGCTTAGTCACCTAAATCTCCCAAATGACATGTGACTAGAATATAAGATAGTAtattatgtgtttttatataaatagtaagattttttgtgttaaaaaattaataaaataaaaagtaaagtttCTCACCacttagagcatctctaaatgagatgtcaaattcaaaacattaaattttaatttgatggCTGACCTGGCAAGTTgacatattgttaatattttcCTTCTATCCGATAtgccaaaattttatttttcatttatgttttttttaaacaaaaataataaaagttgggttgttggtttaaaaaggcttaaatgttaaaatggtTCATGTGTTTTAGTCATTAGGTCAATTTAGTCTATGTGTTTATCTCTGTTAGTCAATTAGGAACATTTCCATctaatttctataaaaaaaaaattataaattagtataaatttatttatttgatttaaaatattaaaaatgaaataaaattttaaattttaaaataaaattattctcTCCCACAACTTCCCGACctcctccctaacattactcctctcttttctatgtcacaaccttaatcatttTTCAGATTGAAAAGTTTATCtcttatatgtgttatttctcattgattttcatttttctgtaaAGAGAAAGGATAATTATATCTCATATAActtttcttatgaattttttaaaagaatatgaatgaaatgtccttaattgaCTAACATAGACAAACACGAGGACTAAATTAGCTAAATTGAAAACATGAGGACTAGGCCATAAGACTATAACACATggaccattttgacatttaagctgtttaaaaataataaaataatacttaagtATGCTAGCATTTAAGGTAAAGCAAGTGGAATGTTTTTGGAAATAACAAAAACCATATTTGAAGGCTGCTTCAAATTTGATATCTATTTGTCATGTCAACatagaccatctccaaatgagatgtcaaatcctAAGTGGAATActatgtaatcaaatttgaagatagGAGAAAgctccaaccgatatgtcaatcctatgtggattgacatatgagtttttatatgtcaaatttgacatatgagaaaatgtgatatcaaataatttttaactattTTATTGTATGGATCTCATTAATGCATCAATTATAAATCTTGAAaacttattttaattgattttttttttctttaaaatggattctacaaatatcatttataacaaaaaaaacgtACTGGtcggaaaaaaagaaaatttgacattaccacatcagccatcaaattaacatttgacattcatcttttgacatctccattggagatgctcttagctTTTTTTTCCACGTCAACTTTGACATCTCGGTTTATGTGGTatttttgacatctcatttggagatagtcttatataataacatgtggtGTACTACTTGTATTACGAGCACAATGAAAAAATTCTCCTATAAATGCGGCACATAAACTTTTGCACCATCTCACTCAACATTCTATCTTGCATTGAGCGGTTAAGAGCCGAACTCTAAAATGTAACATACAAAATTAATGTGTGAAATATAATGCATATAATTTATGATGAGGAAGAATCTCATACATGCTAATGAAAAATCACACGATGAGctaaattcatatatataagGTACAAATTCACTTTGAGTAACGATTCTCATCCATacttaataataagaaaactcAACGCATTGAGCCGAATTCtgcaatataaaatataaaaacttgaCGTATTAAGTTGAattctaaaataaaatgtacGAAATTCAGTGTGGGTAACAATTCTCATACTTCTACAAAAAGTCAAAATATTTGGTCGGGCTCTAAAATATAGGTACTAAATTCACCACGAACAATGGTTCTTATCAACTTGTACGAAAACTTAACATAAAAACGTCGGCTATACACCAATAATTGTGtgattcttttttcaattttcagtgtATAGTGATCAAGTGGCATCCCATCACAAGCATAATTATTGGATTGAGAAGTTTTGGTTACAATTTTGACCGGTAGCTAAGTATATCAAATGAGGATCTCCTAGATATGTATGGAGGGTACAAAGGTGCATAGGTTTCTCATAATTCAGCATTATCAAGGGTAATAAACCATCCACATTTATTTATCAACATAGTTACAATATATAGGGTATTGTAGGGGAGAGATTTTGGTGTTAACTTGGAGAATATCTCGCCTTCTATCTACATCTCTcatgatgaaattttattttcgaTTGTATATAAAAACTTTTCTGATGTTGCTCAAGCGTCGAGACTCCTTGACGAGAACAAATTGTATTAGAATGGTTTTTTCATCACGTGGTATTCTGGTTTAACATACAATGTCATAGGGACATAAACTTACTCATAACATTGTATTACTGAATCAAAATGTTGCAGTAATAATAAATTCATTCTATATAATTCAGCTTTTGGGACCCAAGTTGTCCACATTTTAATGATCAAGACGCTTAGCAGGACCACCACGTCTCTTTTTGGAACAACCTTTCTGAAATACCAAAACAAAGCTGTAAATTTGGCATGGAATTTATAATTGTGATGGCATCAAGCTATGTTTGGGTCTGCGTTTTGGTCCTCCACTGCACTAAATAAGTTACTTCAATCAAGTATAAATCCAAAAGCTAATTAATCTTTACTTAATCTCTACCATGCAGATGCATTGATTAATCTCAGCCATCACCATTTAATCTTTTTTGGATTAACTTGGCTCCTCAAATTATGAGGTAAAATTCCTTCTCAAAATGCTTTGTGATTCATTAACGAAACTTCATAGTTATGATCAGACAATTCATagttttatattataaataagaTGTAAAGATCATTTCTACTAAAAGACAATAAAACATGAGATCGTTTAGTGTTTAAATAGaagttgaagaaagttgaggttccatcataaaactaatttgcaatatgaagagtagcccaagtacttataagcacatgcaaagtcCCTCATATTTCCGATGTGGGATTCGTACTCTCATCACGCCCCCTCACGTGTGGTGAAGTTTCAAGCCTAACATatatgtggacaacacaaattgggTGCATGGAGACATTAGACGTGTGGCTGGTGAGTTTTCCACAAGAGACAACTTGCTCTGATTTCATgaagaaattgaggttccaccataaaaccaattggcaatatggggaatatctcaattacttataagcacatgaaaTATCCCTCATTTTCTTGATGTGGTCTCTCAACATTTAGTCTTCCAACTGTATACAAACAAATGGTCAAATTCGATAAAATTATTATGAACTATTTAGTTGTTTGCTATAGTTGATTGATTAAACGACCTTGgttgtaattgattttttgttgagaTGCTCATTACAAATTGGTTTATAACATGAACAGTTCCGATTATTAGCACGAAATTTTGCAAATTGGCAATACCGTGTTTTAAAGAGAAGTTCCTCCACGTCATGGAGGAGCcaagcttttttcttttttcttttttaatctgTTTTATCCCCATCTAAGGGCTAGTTTGGGATAATGTTGTTTTGGACCCATGATTTAgacaaaaatcattttttttatttaccaaacacaaatttAACCCCAACTTTTTCTAAAAGCTacctttaaaataattttagtaaTACCAAATCAGCCTTAAAATTGTTAACTATGAGGACAGCTTCATTTACTGACCACTTTGGCTTTTTAcgaaaaaaatattaatcaacaaATTAGAGTATGTGATCcgtatcatattaattaattaattaattaatcccAGATTTAAAGTGTAAAATGCCTGCTTTCAGATTAGggattttatataatatatatataatagctCCTTTTTGCTCCTTAAACTTTAAGATCCATCACCTTACATACAAAGAATAAAATGGGTCGAAAAGCTCAAAAGCATTGATCTTTTTCTTTAGGAAATTGAAAAAATCAGCAGCAATCCTTGCAAAAAATAAGCAGCAACCTCTGCTAATGACCAATCACAACTGAACATGTGTTCaagttgaattaaaaaattaacaatttaggcACATGTCCAGTTATGATTGATCATCAACAGAGACTACTGCTGATTTTTTAGCAGTCAAGTCCTGTTCTTTTCTTTACGTTAAAAAGCAAATAACTTATATTAGAGTAGAGAAACTGTTGAAGGTGGTCGTGCATGTTTGGAAAGATACCAAACAAGTCACTTTTCAAAAGTCCAATCTGAATCCACCCATGCTCATAATAATACACTAATAAAGACCATAGATATTAAAACTTCGTAAAATTAAGTGTCTTTTGAGAGACAAATTTACATGCAACCAAGTAATGAGACAATTATTCTTACAATGCTAATACTTGACAACAATTGTGATCACTCCAGAACAGAAAATGTATTTCTCCTTCTCAAGCCCTTTTGAAGACAAATATGTGTCAAGTAATTGTCATATtcactaaataattaaaatgaaatgTTTCATTCATCTAGACAAATATAAATATTCTTCTCAAACGAAATCTCATAATCTCATCAGTATTCACTCTTGTCTTGTCATCAagttatttaaaacaatttgtttttattttgatgttcATTACCAGCTAAATATGATGGACTCTTTTACAGATTtctatatttatacttaaaatttaCTTATTTATCAACATTAAAGGTTGCTCAGAGCAATGAGCAATCATAATGTCACAAAATTAACCCTGCAAGACAAAGAAAGATAATCATAATTAGGAGCCTCCATAAAAGGCTCTTTGGTGCTCAAGTCAATAAAGAGTGATTTATATGGTATCAATTCAGTTCTGTTGGTattagctagccttcatcaaGTGGATTAGATCCTTAATTAGAGTCTAGTCTCAAACTTCCAACTTTGCACAATAGTATTGTATACGAAGAGGTGGGTTTGAGATGGAAACCTCCACAACGCAAGGTCTTTTTAGTAGCATGTGACTTGGTTTTACATAGTTCTTCTCATCTTTGATGTTGGGGAAACATACTCATGCCACAAAGGAATTAATTTCACCTATAAGGTAAAACACTAAGGAAGACCATGGACTCCGTGATGCATTATATTTAATGGCACAATTGTGCTAACAACTCTTGTCATTTATCACGTGATTGTTCATCACTACAGAGCTGTTGTATAAAATAGGACGATCTTTTATCCATACTGAACTCAAAATTTGGTTCTCGATACAAAGTTGCTATTCCTTGTTGTTCTGATTGGTAAAGGACAACACCCATTGTAGCGTACGAGTTGTTTCATATCGTATTTCACATTGGTCCTAGGGTGTGCTTCAGCCTCAATCATTTCTGAGCAGAAaagccattttcattttcaaataGTGTTCGATCGATTACGTATTAATCACTTACCTTAAGTTTCTCATCAAGTGGAAGGGAAGGCTTAAAGATATTCGTATGCAAGTTCATCTCTTTCTCTAAAGGTTTTTGAAGTGCAATCCTACAAAGTAAAGTTTTAGCTAGAATGGATGATGAGATTCCATTGAAACAGAGTCAACTCCAATAGACTTATTGGAGGGTCTCATTGGCGTGCATTCAGTAGGAATTGAAACTACGAATTCACCAATTATGAGTTGGGTGCTTTAATTCAGCCATGGATGCTTAATTTCGATACTGATAGTGAAATTTTATTGTTGTGTCAGAAGAAGGATAGCTTATGGCGTAAATTCGGATGATTGATGGAAGAAACACCAAACATATCCCAAACCTCTCACTCCCACCGGATGGCTGAAGGAAATAGACTGACTACCAGAGATATTCATGTTACATCATCTGCACTGATTTGTATACGAATGCGTGTCATCTTTCTCAAAACCTTTCTAAATGTATCTCAAATATATTTCAAGTAATTACAAAATTAGTGAATTACTAAGCGAGAGAAAACTCTAAAAATCATTCTTCAGCCACTGGTCCCTGCCTTTGACTATGGAGTCGGTGGCAATCCCTCCCTTACCTTCTACCATATCTCTATTCTCTCTTGTGGTTTGCCCCATGTATTTCATGTGTTGGGGTCAAATTCAGATGCTTTAACTTATTTTTCTAGAGTTTTtactttcattttcttgtggGTCGGCAAGGCATCAACTGGTTTTTGGTTCGTGATGTGTTGATGGTCTTCTGTTCACATTTGACATGATGTCTCAAGTTTAGGTGATTTTGGGTAGGTCTGCCTATTCTAGGTAAAGTTGTATGGTTATGGTACGTTCATGCTTAGATTTGGTGGCACCTCATGGTAGCAAGGTGTTCTTAATTAGGATTACGTTTGTTGTTTGTCTTGTCATGAATCCTCTAATTCAGATTAAGTTGTCTGTATTATGTAGTCTCACTTtaaatgagttttgagtttcGTTATAAGTGAGTTTGAATTCTCAAGTATGCTTttgttatatacatatatcgtTTTATGTCGATTTGCGGCCGATTAGAAGAAAAAGTTCTTGCCATTT of the Pyrus communis chromosome 1, drPyrComm1.1, whole genome shotgun sequence genome contains:
- the LOC137743093 gene encoding probable LRR receptor-like serine/threonine-protein kinase At4g37250; its protein translation is MSSQSLHFLPCFLLLLLSVQSSALDRDGLILLSFKFSILRDPQSVLATWNSYDETPCSWRGVVCAAPPTLSSENYPRVVGLNLPNSQLLGSIPANLGMIEHLQSLDLSNNSLNGSLPQSLFNATKLRVLDLSYNLISGELPDAVSQLTNLQSLNLSDNALAGKLPINLSSLPSLTIISLKNNHFSGGLPSGFESVQVLDLSSNLINGSLPSDFGGNSLSYLNVSHNGISGKIPPQFSERIPGNAKTDLSVNNLTGELPESQVFLNQETGSFTGNPDLCGPPTKNPCPIPSSPSSPSSSPNASSPNSPPAIAAIPRNPEAVSPMSANEHSQQSQTGLRPAVIVGIVAGDIAGIGILVLIFLYIYRLKKKKRTKAEITATLKKEANTNSTPVVNEWSSSSSESKGFTRWSCLRKRGEDEDSSDTTASDSEEHQTEQNPQKSHEIKRQQEQEQSKGGTLVTVDGEKELELETLLKASAYILGATGSSIMYKAVLEDGSSLAVRRIGEQSVDRFKDFENQIKLVAKLVHPNLVRIRGFYWGVDEKLIIYDFVPNGSLANARYRKVGSSPCHLPWEARLKIAKGVARGLAYLHEKKHVHGNLKPTNILLDADMEPRIGDFGLERLLSGDTSYKMGSSTRNFGSKRSMTSRDGFQDFGLGPSPGPSPSPSSMGTSPYHCPESLRSLKPNPKWDVYSFGVILLELLTGKVVVVDEAGLGVDDSCKAFRMADMAIRGELEGKEEALLSLFKLGYNCASPVPQKRPTMKEALQVLGKFPSSPSSSYYCAP